The sequence ACTTCGGGAACCCGCGGCTGCGCTCGAACATGCTACGCGGGCTATAGCGAAAGGCAGCGAGCAGCCCAGCTTGGTGGCCGAGGCCATGATGATCCGCGGTTGGGCGCTGGCCGAGGAAGGGCAGCCGGATGAAGGAGTCGCCGCGGTGCGCGAGGGCCTCGGCCGCATGGTGGCGGCGAAGGCGCGCCTTCTCCTCGAACACTACCTCGGCCTTCTCGCGGACGCGCACGCGCGGGCGGGACAGGTAGGAGACGCGCTCGCCGCGCTGACGGAGGCCGAGGGTGCCATGCCCGGCGAGGACGTCTGGCGTGCGGACACTCTCCGCCGCCGTGGCGAGCTGCTCGCGCTCAGGGGCGCCGACCCGGCCGAGATCGAGGCGACGTTCGGGGACGCGCTCGCGATGGCAAACCGGCAAGGTGCGAAGGCGTACGAGCTGCGCGTCGCCACATGCTTCGGCCGCTGGCTCTGTCGGAACGGCCGCGCCGCCGAGGCTCGCGCTCTTCTCGCACCGCTGTACGCCTGGTTCACCGAGGGCTTCGACACACGCGACCTCGTCGAGGCGAAGGCGCTGCTCGAGGAGCTGGGGTAGAAGGCCAACGAGCCGACCGTGGGGATTGTCGCGGCGCTCACCTTGGAACCTCTTCCCCGCGTTCCAGAAACCCCACCGGATCGCCCCCCGAAAATCCTTGAACGCGCACGGCTCTTGCGTTCTCCCGTAGGCGTTCCACAAACAGACGTTTCTGGAACACCGGGCTCTGGAACGGATGCTCACGGGCAGGCGAACTTCTGGATGCGGTTGTTGTCCGTATCCGCGACGTAGACGTTCCCACTGCCGTCCACCGTGACGCCGTAGGGCGCGTTGAACTGCCCGTTGCCCGTGCCGCTGCTGCCCCACGTGGTGAGGAAGGTGCCCGTGCTGCTGAACTTCTGGATGCGGTTGTTGAACGTATCGACGACGTAGACGTTCCCGCTCCCGTCGGTCGCCACACCATCGGGGTTGTTGAACTGTCCGTTGCCCGAGCCCGAGGTTCCCCACGTGGTGAGGAAGGTGCCGCTCGCGTCGAATTTCTGGATGCGGTTGTTGTTGGAATCCGCGACGTAGACGTTCCCGCTCCCGTCGGTCGCCACGCCGAAGGGATACTCGAACTGGCCGTTGCCCGAGCCGTAGCTCCCCCCCGTGGTGAGGAAGGTGCCGCTCGCATCGAACTTCTGGATGCGGGAGTTCCCGTAGTCCGCGACCTGGACGTTCCCGCTGCCGTCGGTCGCCACGCCGGTGGGGGACTCGAACTGTCCGTTCCCCAAGCCCGCGCTGCCCCACGTGGTGAGGAAGGTGCCGTTGCTGTCGAACTTCTGGATGCGGTTGTTGTACGTATCCGCGACGTAGACGTTCCCACTGCCGTCCACCGCGACGCCGTAGGGCGCGTCGAGCTGCCCGTTGCCCATGCCGCTGCTGCCCCACGTGGTGAGGAAGGTGCCCGTGCTGCTGAACTTCTCGATGCGGTTGTTGAACGTATCGACGACGTAGACGTTCCCGCTCCCGTCGGTCGCCACGCCTTGTGGGCCGCTGAACTGCCCGTTGCCGCTGCCCGCGCTGCCCCACGTGGTGAGGAAGGTGCCGCAGCCCGAGCTCGTTGGTATCGTGGTCGTTGTAGTGTTCGGGAGCGAAGTGGAGGTCACGGTTGTCGCAGTCGTACTCGTCGTGCTCGCGGAGGTCGTCGTGGTTGTCGTGGATGTAGGCGTGGTTGTCGTTGTGGTGGGCGGCTGAGTAGTGGAGGTCGTGGTTGTTGAGGATGTGGTTGTGGAGAGGGTGGTCGAACTAGTCGAGGATGTGCTCGTCGTGGGTGGCCGAGTAGTGGAGGTCGTGGTTGTCGAAGACGTGTTCGTGGAGGAGGTCGTCGAGCTGGTCGAGGGTAAGGTCGATGAGGTCGTGCCCAACGGCGGGAAGCTAGTGGTTGTTGTGGTGCTCGCGTCTGCCACACACACGCAGGCATCGGTGCAGACCGCACCGGGATCGCAGCCGATGCCGGCGTCACACTGCTCGCCGCTTGCGATGTCGAATATGCCGTCGCCGCACGTGGAGAGACGGGCGGCGAACGGCTTCTTAAACTTTGACCTGCGGGCAATCAGAGTGCCCGTCATGATCGAGCACGTGCGCTGAATCGTTGCCCTTAGTCGCACTTTGCCCCGAAGGCTTGTACAGGCTCTCCACGTGGCTCGAACCTTCGTCCCCGAGTTCGACACCCTGAGCTTGACAGGAACGACCTTGCAGGCGGTGCCTATAGAAATCTCCGTCCCAGCGACTACGACCGCTTCGTTGGGTGATGCCGTGTCGCTAAGAATTAGGGGTTCGTTTAGGACGAAGTACCGCCCAGGGGGACATAGCTTCGGCCCCTTGGAAGGTGCTGGGGAAGCCAAGAGTACCAGCGCGACGGATGCGACCCCTGCGGCTCCCAGAAGTACCCTCTTCGCGGTGCCTGTGCCGTTCGAGATACTCATCCTGAGTTGCGTCCGCCAACGACGTATCGACGGCTTGAAGCCTTGGCTTGAGTACGCTCAGCGCCGACGCCACGGGATTGACCGCACTCCCCCTCTGCCACATGCCCATCCTGCGCATAGGCGATCATCCGGTCTCATTGGCGCTCCCGACGAAAGTGCGAGGCGCCCATGGGGTACAATGATTGGTCTATGCAGTCGTACCCCCGGTTCCGAGTCAACGATTTGGCAGTCCCCGACCCACTCCTGAGGGCGCCCCTGCCCAACCTGCGATTTACACAATGCCCAGCCTGCCGTCCCTGACGCGGAACCACACGCGGTCGAACGGCGGTAGGCCGCGAGAGGGCCGCCTCGTTCGCGGAGTTCGACCGTGCGACATCTCGGGCTGGGTGCCGAGTTCAACTCGGTGTGGGGTGATCAGCAGCAAACCGAAGTCCTTCGACGCCGGCCCCTCGGGCCAAAACTCCCCCGAGGTCGCAGTCGAACAGCCTCGCGTTCCAGATTCGGATTTTCTCGTCCGGGTCATCTACCAGGCGCGCCACCCGGTGATCGTGAGATGCACGCCCAAGAAAGCGCTCCTCGTCCAACGCCTTCAGCACGTAGCCGACCAGCAAGAGGAGATATGACCGGAAGTTGTGGATCGTGGAGCCCGTGACCCCGGCGGCGTATCCTCCCGCCTGACGAACCGCCGCTCTCTCGGACGTGGCGGGAAGGAGGCGCCATCCATGCTGAAGGTCGCGGGGAGCGAGTCGACGCAGGAGGAGATGGACGGGCGATCGCTGCTCGACGAGATTGCCCGCGAGGGGGCTCGCCGGATGCTCGTGACGGCGCTGGAAACCGAAGTCGCCGCCTACCTGGAGGCGCACGGTGACGAGCGCGACGAGAAGGGCCACGCTCTGGTCGTCCGGAACGGCAAGGGGCGCACCCGGAAGATCACGCTCGGAGCCGGGACCATCCCGGTGAGCGCACCCCGCGTGAACGACCGTCGGACCGATCACGATGGCGGGCGGCGACGCTTCACGAGCCGCATCCTGCCGCCGTACATGCGGCGCTCCCCGAAGGTTGCCGAGGTGTTGCCCGTGCTCTACCTGCGCGGCCTCTCCACCGGCGATTTCCGCGAGGCGCTGGCGGCGTTGCTCGGGGACGATGCCGCCGGATTGTCTGCCACGAACGTCGCGCGACTGACCAACGAGTGGGAAGCCGAATACCGCGCCTTTCAGAAGCGCAGCCTCGTCGATCGCGATTACGTCTACGTCTGGGTTGATGGCGTTCACTTCAACGTCCGCTTGGAGGACGACCGCCTCTGCACGCTCGTGATGATCGGCGTGCGGCCCGACGGGACGAAGGAGCTGATCACGGTCGAGGACGGCTACCGGGAGAGCGCCGAGAGCTGGAAGACCGTGCTCCGCGACTTGAAGCGCCGAGGTATGCGCCCGCCCGTCGTCGCCGTCGGTGACGGTGCCCTCGGTTTCTGGGCGGCGGTGCGAGACGTGTGGCCAAGGAAACGTGAGCAGTGGGACTGGTTCCACAAGCTCGGCAACATCCTCGACAAGCTCCCGAAACGGCTCCAGCCACGCGTGAAGGCCGCGCTCCACGAGGTCATGTACGCCGAGACGCGCGAGCAGGCACGCGAGGCGACGCAGCGGTTCGCCATCGAGTACGGGGCCAAGTACCCGAAGGCCGTCACGACCCTGGAGAAGGACACCGCCGCGCTGCTGACGTTCTTCAACTTCCCCGCCGAGCACTGGAAGCACCTGCGGACCAGCAACGTCATCGAGTCCCCGTTCGCGACCGTCCGACTGCGCCAGCGCGTAACGAAGGGGGCTGGCTCGCGCACGAAGGGTCTCCTGATGGCCTACAAGCTCCTCGACATGGCTCAGGCGCGCTGGCGACGCCTCGACGGGGCGCACCTCCTCCCGCTCGTCCGCGCAGGTATCCCCTTCGTGGACGGCGTGCAGCGAGCGGCCACGGGCAGCCGGGCGAGAGAGCGAGCGGCGTGATCACGCAGACCGCGGGGCGCTCGGACCGCTGAACGATTGCTGCTACAAGCTCCCCATTTCCATCACACTGCGAGTCGCATCGTCATTGTAGGGA is a genomic window of Deltaproteobacteria bacterium containing:
- a CDS encoding 6-bladed beta-propeller codes for the protein MTSTSLPNTTTTTIPTSSGCGTFLTTWGSAGSGNGQFSGPQGVATDGSGNVYVVDTFNNRIEKFSSTGTFLTTWGSSGMGNGQLDAPYGVAVDGSGNVYVADTYNNRIQKFDSNGTFLTTWGSAGLGNGQFESPTGVATDGSGNVQVADYGNSRIQKFDASGTFLTTGGSYGSGNGQFEYPFGVATDGSGNVYVADSNNNRIQKFDASGTFLTTWGTSGSGNGQFNNPDGVATDGSGNVYVVDTFNNRIQKFSSTGTFLTTWGSSGTGNGQFNAPYGVTVDGSGNVYVADTDNNRIQKFACP
- a CDS encoding IS256 family transposase yields the protein MDGRSLLDEIAREGARRMLVTALETEVAAYLEAHGDERDEKGHALVVRNGKGRTRKITLGAGTIPVSAPRVNDRRTDHDGGRRRFTSRILPPYMRRSPKVAEVLPVLYLRGLSTGDFREALAALLGDDAAGLSATNVARLTNEWEAEYRAFQKRSLVDRDYVYVWVDGVHFNVRLEDDRLCTLVMIGVRPDGTKELITVEDGYRESAESWKTVLRDLKRRGMRPPVVAVGDGALGFWAAVRDVWPRKREQWDWFHKLGNILDKLPKRLQPRVKAALHEVMYAETREQAREATQRFAIEYGAKYPKAVTTLEKDTAALLTFFNFPAEHWKHLRTSNVIESPFATVRLRQRVTKGAGSRTKGLLMAYKLLDMAQARWRRLDGAHLLPLVRAGIPFVDGVQRAATGSRARERAA